The following proteins are co-located in the Synergistaceae bacterium genome:
- the rfbA gene encoding glucose-1-phosphate thymidylyltransferase RfbA, whose amino-acid sequence MIRKGIILAGGRGTRLYPLTLAVSKQLLPVYDKPMIYYPLTSFMLGGLRDILLISTPQDVEQYRRLLGDGAQWGIHLTYAVQPEPGGLPQAFTLGEAFLAGEGGALILGDNIFYGAYLTGTLQKAARREQGATVFAYRVRDPKRYGVVEFDSEGKVLSLEEKPENPRSHFAVVGLYFFDETVVDKTRSLKPSSRGELEIIDLIRRYFEEGRLNVEVFGRGFAWLDTGTHEALSEAGTFIEVVQKRQGLMVACPEEIAWRQGWIGADDMAKCAARLAGTDYAEYLQSLLETRR is encoded by the coding sequence GTGATTCGTAAGGGAATCATTCTGGCGGGCGGCAGAGGCACGCGCCTTTATCCTCTGACTCTGGCCGTCAGCAAGCAGCTTTTACCGGTCTACGACAAGCCCATGATCTACTATCCCCTCACGAGCTTCATGCTGGGGGGCCTTCGGGATATCCTGCTGATCTCCACGCCTCAGGACGTCGAGCAATACCGGCGCCTGCTGGGAGACGGCGCCCAGTGGGGCATTCATCTGACCTACGCCGTTCAGCCCGAGCCGGGCGGCCTGCCTCAGGCCTTCACGCTGGGAGAGGCGTTTCTCGCGGGAGAAGGAGGCGCTCTGATTCTCGGAGACAACATCTTCTATGGCGCGTATCTGACCGGAACGCTGCAAAAAGCCGCCCGACGGGAGCAGGGAGCCACGGTATTCGCCTACCGGGTTCGAGACCCGAAGCGCTACGGCGTCGTGGAGTTCGACTCGGAGGGCAAAGTTCTCAGCCTGGAGGAAAAGCCGGAAAATCCCCGATCTCATTTCGCCGTGGTGGGTCTTTACTTCTTCGACGAAACAGTGGTGGATAAAACGCGCAGCCTGAAGCCCTCCAGCCGGGGAGAACTGGAAATTATCGACCTGATTCGCCGGTATTTCGAAGAAGGCCGGCTGAACGTGGAGGTTTTTGGCCGGGGCTTCGCCTGGCTGGACACCGGAACCCACGAAGCCCTTTCGGAGGCGGGAACCTTCATCGAGGTGGTTCAGAAACGTCAGGGGCTGATGGTCGCCTGCCCCGAGGAAATCGCCTGGCGGCAGGGCTGGATCGGCGCGGACGACATGGCAAAATGCGCGGCCCGTCTGGCCGGCACCGATTACGCGGAGTATCTGCAAAGCCTGCTGGAAACCCGAAGGTAA
- the rfbB gene encoding dTDP-glucose 4,6-dehydratase, with translation MSLLVTGGAGFIGSNLIHLLLSREYEVINLDKLTYAGNPNSLSDVAAHPRYHFIHGDICDGALLDRIFTEHAPRAVLNLAAESHVDRSIDAPGDFIQTNVVGTFCLLNAARGHYERLSPEEKRDFRFLQVSTDEIFGSLGESGAFSETTPCRPNSPYSASKAAADHLVRAWGHTYGLPVLTTNCSNNYGPFQFPEKLIPHMILSALKNHPLPVYGDGKNVRDWLYVADHCSALLTVLERGVPGECYNIGGNCERTNLEIVEFICRALDTLRPRDDGKSCREQVTFVQDRPGHDRRYAIDSSKIRNELGWRPEWDFHRGMQHTIEWYLRNGPWIDAILSGSYRLERRGTGEPQGGTRRDS, from the coding sequence ATGTCGCTTCTGGTAACGGGAGGAGCCGGCTTTATCGGCAGTAATTTAATACATTTGCTGCTTTCCCGGGAATATGAAGTCATCAATTTGGATAAACTGACCTACGCGGGGAATCCCAATTCTCTGAGCGACGTGGCTGCCCATCCCCGCTACCATTTTATTCACGGGGACATCTGCGACGGGGCGCTCCTGGATCGCATCTTCACGGAGCACGCCCCCCGGGCCGTTTTGAACCTGGCGGCGGAGTCCCACGTGGACCGATCCATCGACGCGCCCGGCGACTTCATTCAAACCAACGTGGTGGGCACTTTCTGTCTGCTGAACGCGGCGCGGGGGCATTACGAGCGTCTGTCTCCCGAGGAAAAGCGCGATTTTCGTTTCCTGCAGGTCTCCACGGACGAGATTTTCGGCTCTCTGGGCGAAAGCGGCGCGTTCTCCGAAACCACGCCCTGCCGCCCGAACTCGCCCTACTCCGCTTCGAAGGCCGCGGCTGACCACCTGGTGCGGGCCTGGGGCCATACCTACGGGCTTCCCGTTCTGACCACCAACTGCTCGAACAACTACGGCCCTTTTCAGTTTCCGGAAAAGCTCATTCCCCACATGATTCTTTCGGCGCTGAAGAACCATCCCCTCCCCGTCTATGGAGACGGCAAAAACGTCCGCGACTGGCTTTACGTTGCGGACCACTGCTCGGCGCTCCTGACCGTTCTGGAGCGGGGCGTTCCGGGCGAGTGCTACAACATCGGAGGGAACTGCGAGCGAACCAACCTGGAAATCGTGGAGTTTATCTGCCGCGCCCTGGATACCCTGCGGCCTCGGGACGACGGAAAATCCTGCCGTGAACAAGTCACCTTCGTCCAGGACCGTCCGGGACACGACCGCCGTTACGCCATCGATTCGTCAAAAATCAGAAACGAGCTTGGCTGGCGTCCCGAGTGGGACTTCCACCGGGGTATGCAGCATACAATAGAATGGTATCTTCGCAACGGCCCCTGGATCGACGCCATTTTAAGCGGTTCCTACCGCCTGGAGCGGCGGGGAACGGGAGAACCGCAGGGAGGAACGCGCCGTGATTCGTAA
- a CDS encoding amidohydrolase family protein: MNHIDFHIHLYPPEVIRDAEKISEREPYFNALTHNRVHKWATVDDLLSRMEKDGVERAVAGGFAFQDMGLCRLCNDYIIDCVRRYPDKLDGMCLVPPLARGFDREILRCAEAGLIGAGELFPEGQGIDITDESQTWRLAGVLHEVNLCVQWHSAEPVGHSYVGKGNVGPREAALFCMHHPEVRTIFAHLGGGLWLYELMPEMKLRLSNAYYDLAALPWLYEPAVLKTLETAGLEDKFLMGTDYPILDSTRYKKAFEASGIRETTLKKITRDNALSLLSELKQGRIKNKAELKTRPN, translated from the coding sequence GTGAATCATATCGATTTTCATATTCACCTGTACCCGCCGGAGGTCATCCGGGATGCCGAAAAAATTTCGGAACGGGAACCTTATTTCAACGCCCTGACGCACAATCGCGTGCATAAATGGGCGACGGTGGACGACCTTCTGTCCCGCATGGAAAAAGACGGCGTGGAACGGGCGGTGGCGGGGGGGTTTGCCTTTCAGGATATGGGCCTGTGCCGGCTCTGTAACGACTATATCATCGACTGCGTGAGGCGTTATCCCGATAAACTGGACGGCATGTGCCTTGTTCCACCGCTGGCGAGGGGCTTTGACAGGGAAATTCTGCGATGTGCGGAGGCGGGTCTGATCGGGGCAGGGGAGCTCTTCCCGGAAGGGCAGGGGATCGATATCACCGACGAGTCTCAGACCTGGCGCCTGGCAGGTGTTCTGCACGAGGTGAACCTGTGCGTCCAGTGGCACTCGGCGGAACCCGTGGGGCACTCCTACGTGGGCAAGGGCAACGTGGGGCCCCGTGAAGCGGCTCTTTTCTGTATGCATCATCCGGAGGTCAGGACAATTTTCGCGCACCTGGGCGGCGGTCTCTGGCTCTACGAACTGATGCCGGAGATGAAACTTCGCCTTTCCAACGCGTATTACGATCTCGCGGCTCTGCCCTGGCTCTATGAACCCGCCGTCCTGAAGACGCTGGAAACAGCCGGGCTTGAAGATAAATTTCTGATGGGTACGGATTATCCGATACTGGACTCCACGCGCTACAAAAAAGCCTTTGAAGCGTCGGGAATTCGAGAAACAACTCTGAAGAAAATCACCCGCGACAATGCGCTGTCCCTCCTGTCCGAATTAAAACAAGGCCGAATTAAAAACAAAGCCGAATTAAAAACAAGGCCGAATTAA
- a CDS encoding DNA-3-methyladenine glycosylase produces the protein MTSVFHRLHFHRLHRDFYLRGALPLARDLLGKTLVHITDGAETGGLIVETEAYTGRKDAACHSYGKKGPSAGHRTNVMFGPGGYAYVYLIYGMYNCFNVVANEEGEPEAVLIRALEPRMGISLQQERRGTQKLENLCSGPGKLCMALDITRKHYGADLCGSGLFIAEGETIPENRVLATPRINVDYAGEAAGLPYRFIVKDSKFLSVRIQ, from the coding sequence GTGACCTCCGTTTTTCACCGGCTTCATTTTCATAGGCTTCACCGGGATTTCTATCTTCGGGGAGCTCTGCCTCTGGCCCGGGATCTCCTGGGAAAAACTCTGGTTCACATCACAGACGGCGCGGAGACCGGAGGGCTCATCGTAGAAACCGAAGCCTACACAGGCCGAAAAGACGCCGCCTGTCATTCTTACGGAAAAAAAGGCCCCTCGGCCGGACATCGCACCAACGTCATGTTTGGTCCGGGGGGTTACGCTTATGTGTATCTCATCTACGGAATGTACAATTGCTTCAACGTCGTCGCCAACGAAGAGGGAGAACCCGAAGCCGTCCTGATTCGCGCTCTGGAACCCCGTATGGGAATTTCCCTTCAACAGGAGCGCCGCGGAACACAAAAGCTCGAAAACCTCTGCAGCGGACCTGGGAAACTTTGCATGGCCCTCGACATCACCAGAAAACATTACGGAGCGGATCTCTGCGGCAGCGGCCTCTTTATAGCCGAAGGCGAAACAATCCCGGAAAACCGCGTTCTGGCCACGCCTCGAATCAACGTGGACTACGCCGGAGAAGCCGCCGGATTGCCCTATCGTTTTATCGTGAAAGACAGCAAATTTCTTTCGGTTCGGATTCAATAA
- the coaD gene encoding pantetheine-phosphate adenylyltransferase, with the protein MNSLARAVYPGSFDPITNGHVYIAERAAAIFGDLTVSVLVNPQKHSTFDMEERCDMAREALAHLPGVRVDAFTGLLVDYMHQRDAKVIIRGLRAMSDFEFEFQTALMNRQLAPEIETLFIVTDARYSYLSSSAVRDIFQFGGSISDMVPPGVFRRLRERFPAKNS; encoded by the coding sequence GTGAACTCTCTCGCCCGGGCCGTCTACCCCGGCTCCTTCGACCCCATCACCAACGGCCATGTCTACATCGCGGAACGCGCCGCCGCCATTTTCGGCGACCTGACGGTGAGCGTCCTCGTCAACCCTCAGAAACATTCCACTTTCGATATGGAAGAACGCTGTGACATGGCCAGAGAGGCGCTCGCCCATCTGCCCGGCGTCAGGGTGGACGCCTTCACGGGGCTTCTGGTCGACTACATGCACCAGCGGGACGCCAAGGTGATCATACGGGGCCTGCGGGCCATGTCCGACTTCGAGTTCGAGTTTCAAACGGCCCTGATGAATCGTCAGCTCGCGCCGGAGATCGAGACGCTCTTTATCGTCACCGACGCGCGATATTCCTATCTGTCCAGCAGCGCCGTACGCGATATTTTTCAGTTTGGAGGGTCGATCAGCGACATGGTGCCGCCGGGCGTTTTCCGTCGGCTGCGGGAACGTTTCCCCGCCAAAAATTCGTGA
- a CDS encoding RsmD family RNA methyltransferase: MKEVRPTSGRVLLALFSILGSIRWEGADEPSDFPPGNCLEGRSFLDLFAGTGQVGLEALKRGVSSLVSVEVLKNRASEIERALSRRRAEDTIVLSLEFRRALAWLVRRGRAFDIVFADPPYGEGWGRSLLREKDLSRVLKQGGILIVEHSSREKLFVPSEEWTVTDSRVYGETTLTFLRQNGAFSMKPEPAQLEVLS; encoded by the coding sequence ATGAAGGAAGTGCGTCCTACCTCAGGCCGGGTTCTTCTGGCGCTGTTCAGCATTTTGGGGTCCATCAGATGGGAAGGGGCTGACGAGCCCTCCGATTTCCCCCCGGGGAACTGTCTGGAGGGTCGGTCTTTTCTTGATCTTTTCGCGGGGACGGGGCAGGTGGGGCTGGAAGCTCTGAAACGGGGAGTCTCTTCCCTTGTTTCGGTGGAAGTTCTGAAAAATCGCGCTTCGGAGATTGAACGGGCGCTTTCGCGCAGGCGGGCGGAGGACACGATCGTCCTGTCTCTGGAGTTTCGGCGGGCTCTGGCCTGGCTGGTCCGGCGGGGACGCGCCTTTGATATCGTCTTTGCCGATCCGCCTTATGGCGAAGGATGGGGCAGGTCTCTCTTGCGCGAAAAAGATTTGAGTCGTGTTTTGAAACAGGGAGGGATTTTGATAGTGGAGCATTCGTCCAGGGAAAAGCTTTTCGTGCCTTCAGAAGAATGGACCGTGACGGACAGCCGCGTCTACGGGGAAACCACTCTGACGTTTCTCAGACAGAACGGCGCTTTTTCGATGAAACCGGAGCCCGCTCAACTGGAGGTGCTGTCGTGA